The window attcttgattctgcAAAACTACAAGCCGAAACCTTGATAATTATGAAACAAGCTACTTCCATTCAATACATACTAgttgcaaagaaaaataaaatcttgacaaaaaatttcaaatattgaagGAAATTACTTCTAATGTTTGTCCTGTAAGTAATCAACTgattaaagattataatttaGCCACAAATGTTCAAAacgttattagaaaattattaatgttaGATTATGagattgaaaacttttattttaatattataaaataaaattttttgtaattctgTATTTATGGATTTATGAATAGATACATCATGGGTATTTTTCATTGTTGTTGGGTGTTCTTTGTGATTATTTTTCAGTGTGctcactttcaaaatattttactgaggctaattgataaattatttttgaatgtcAGTTAGTAATTtactgattaattaaaaaaaatacctatcAATATAGTAAGAGTGTAAAGAAATGGTGAGTCTTATGATGTCTTaatcagtaaataatatttttcagataacAATTGATGAATAATGGCAGCTGATATATTTAAAAGCATCAAAAAAGAAGAATTTTCAAAGGTGCTCAGTGTGCTTGAGCAAGACTGGCCTAAACATTTCCTTGTAAGTAAACAAGtaatagctattaaaatatttgacttcttcaaaatgtaatgattattactgcattcaaatgatttataaaatctcttgttaatcattttactttttttctaagTTCGTGTAATTGTTTCCAAACAGCCatatagtttctttatttaaattaacttttcattGTTACTGGTACTAATTTTCTATTGTTAAACAGGAATATTTAACATgggaaattaattattataacaaaaatgattGAAATGATCATCTGGCCTTTTTAAGTTTGGAAACTCCGTAGAGTACACTGCTTATGCAGGAACATAGCTATGCATTTctctttgttttcttatattaaattctgttgtaGTTCCTCAGATAATTAGTGTTTAGGAATTACAAGAAAACTGTTCAACATAGGAGCACTAACTTTACGTTTATGGAGACTTTAAAGCTTTGTATGTTCTGTTGCAGTTACATCAGATAATAACGACATTTAGGGAATACAAGGAAGCTGGTTCAACATGGGAGCAATACCTTTACGTTTATGGAGACTTTAAAGCTTTGTATGTTCTGTTGCAGTTACATCAGATAATAACGACGTTTAGGGAATACAAGGAAGCTGGTTCAACATGGGAGCAATACCTTTACGTTTATGGAACCGTTGAATCAGgggtatatttaaacattatatcgTCAAAGGTAAGTCGCAAAATTAATGTGTATCCATCTATCGAATCTGAAATGTTGTTTTTTCTGCaaagtacataaatatattaagaaaaatacaCTAATCACTTTTACTGCATGgagtttgaatacattttaaccACCAACATGTTATgtgtcaatatttattaattacttttataaaatataaaatttgtacctATGGACCTTAAGTTAGATACGAGAACAGAACACTCTCATTTCTGTGTTGTGTTGAGGATTCTAGTTTGCAAACTTCATTCCATTAACTGTATGTATCACatactttgtaaataatgtgaGCATGTCcatgtgtattttttttcaaGCACAACAACCAATTTTCTACCATTACTGCTTCTGTGCCTAATGGAACAAACCATTAGGAATTTTAGAGGACTTAAAAAAGGCAGGCACCTTTCTGAAGTatcatatgtaatatattttcgaGAGCGAATGATGCCTGGGCTGTTTGGTTTGTAGTGAGTGATATTGCACTCACAAGCACTCTACCCAAGTTCTGACAGTGCATTATCTTTCCCCATAAAGAGAAATAAGAAGTCTCTGGTTTATAGTgctcataaaataaaatcaaatcactTTCCCACTTCTCAATCCAGTTTTTTTACGTTGCTTTAACGTTTATTCTTGTGGTAAGAGGTTTTATGTTATGAATTATCGTTATATACATTAATTCCTATCtaagagaatattttatttccttcgCTAGTACTTAGTCAGTTGTTCGGAGCTTCCCTCTACatttaaccatatttttaatgTCATGTCATTAGTTAATGATAAGAAAAAATTATCAGAGTGAAACAAAAGGCTAGGAACACACTTCTTGAAAAAGTTGGAGTCGTAAAAGTGATTTTCTTTTATGGTCATGAGGATAACACAATAGATAAGGAAATATGGGTGCGATAGTGTATCTTAGACTGATAATAGCACATTAGTGTAATTCATTACCTCGGTGGGGATTACATTAGCCATTAACATTAAGCCATTAACAGCATTAGCTATTAGTAAATTCCTGTTGATTTTATATCAGCAACATTAGATAAAAAGCaggttaatacaaattaaatagtgGTGATTGGATGCAACAGCATGGCTGCTAGCAGAAGATAGGAAGATGGTgcgattttataaataaaaaagaaatcgtttttgcattctttgccttaaaatatttgtaaaatatacttattgcgtgacaatatattacattgtattgcagtAGTCAACAATaccaatttttacagtatttatcttaaaaactaaatccattcacttGACTTTCCATACAGCTGCATCATGCATgcaggcacacattcatacacatacaaagaaacaaaattcaaaattcgtgggatcaacccccaggattgcaacactgCCGCGAATATCAATTCCAAGTGTGCTCCATGAACTCCCCAAatgagtaaaaagcacaagacaccaggtagttttaatttggttttaaatttgtttggaattgtttctaaatttagtgtttcagggtgattgttaatgaatttgatcccagcttgagaagggaggcattcaaatgctgctgttctatgctgtcggGCTCGAAAGTGCTTCCAAGCTCTTGTCTCATATCTGTGTATATCACTACCCTGtgtcaatatacactgaaatcaacagtaaaataaagtctctaaaatatacaagctgggtagagttagcaaTTAGAGCTCCCTGAGGCACTTTGACATGACTCTCTGATGTtcaattttgcgatgattcgaacagctttcttttgcagtctgaatgctctttccaagtttgatatggcacaactgccccacagagaaattccgtacaacaggtatggaaatattaatccatagtaagccATCATTTGCACTACTTATTTTAATGAATGGCCAATTAACAGCCCTTTGACATTTAGGGCTCTCAAATTCTATAGCATCTACAAGAATATAAAGAAGATCAGGTAAGGGTTAATTTGGGAAAGGCTGATTGAGTAGTCAGCAGAGGGATCCGAATCTCCCGAGGAGGTCTATCCTCAGCAGCAGTCTATGTAGGATCCAACCATGAAGCTAAAACTCTATAACAAGGTTCAAGATAGTTACCagttataaaatcaaattatttttattccattttaatataaatcagtAAAAGAATAGATATAAGTGTCATCCGGAATGTAAGGTctgatttcttataaaaaataaataacagattcttcaaaaaactttatccctgtatttttctttatttttcaacatgGTATCcatctttgtttaaaaatttgtcataACGTTCTATGAGCTCTTGAATGCCGATGTTGTAGAAGTCTGCTGCCTGTAAGGATAACTAGTATTTAACTACTTCTTTCACCTCGTCATTAGTGTTGAAGCGCTTCCTGTCGATAAACTCCTGGTAGGTAGTGAAACAATTGTTAAGTCGCTTGGCACCAAATCTGGGCTGTACGGCAGATGGACAATCTGTTCCCGACCAAATGCTCTGACGAGATTTTGGGTTTGGATGGCAAAGTGGGGTCTGGCGATGTCATGCAACAATAGAACTCCAGATGTCAAAAGGTCACGTCGCTTATTCTGTATTGCACATTGAAGTTTAGTCAGAGTCTCGTAATAAACCACTGCATTTATTGTTCTTCCTCATTCCATAAACTTGTCTAACGAATATTTGTCCTTGAAGGTGCATGGAGTTCATTTCACACAAGAATATGGGATAGAAAGTGGGATATTAGTAAAAAGTATGGAAAAAGAGgatagtaaatgtaaaaaatttacaggATTAAATTATGCaggttacaaataaattagtgcaatatgtttaattttattttctgttttagaCGTACAGTCGAATGAATGTCTATACTGCAAGTTCTGACTTGACAGAAATGAAGAAAGCTTTAATGGAAACACATATAATTCCTTGGGGTCAAGAAAACTTTCTTTTTGAAATTATAGACAGTAGATTTCTCAGTGTGATGCAAGAAGTATTTGCAACAAAGCATGGGAAGTTTGAAGTCTCTAgcaacaatatgtttttttacccTTCCGACAAAGAATTACATATTCAGTAAGTTTGTccatatattattgaaatgtaatattgtccatagtgaaattttattaagctgtataattaattaatgtgctTTGTTTCTAATAtagatttaatagttttatagttcAATTTCTGGCAGTacttatgaattaataatttttatagttaaaccgacaatcatttataaatgtatgCATTTCTTGTGAGGCTCATTTAACTAATATCATCACCTTCCCATTTGTTTTGATTCATAAAAACTACTGCTATCCGAAGCTGTCAACCCTGCTAACTTAAGTGAAATATTAAGTCTCATGGGTATTTCTTTTTGAcaattgttattttcttataaaagaaCTGTTGTCATTACTACTTTTCAAGGTGACAGATCTGTATTTTACTCATTTTCTTAAAACACTTTTCTAAGAGACTAATTCTAGTTTGTTCTCAATAAAGAGGGAAAACTCTGAACACCCCCAAGATTGCAAACTATTCTGAGGAACACATTAAACATTGCTGAGGAAACTTTAAGACAGTATACGCAAATACCCGAAACACAATCACAGCAAAATCAATTGAAACGCAGCCAGCTATTTCTAAGTCCAAAGAATAATTGAAAGTATGAAACCCAAAACTTCTTGTGGATGAAATTTccttaaaagttgtaaaatagtCCACAATATGGGATCAATATAATGCTACAATAGGTCATCTTGGCCTGGGGCGGTGCCTCCGCAGCTGTCTTGGAGCCGCTGGCTGTCACTCAGAgggtaattattaaaaattaaaaaaagggagCAGATGCCCGGATGAAATACTGCAAATTGAGTTTCCAGTTCTTACTATCCaacaattgtttattaaaactttcctaatgcacataaataataataaaaataatttatttttcaatgttcgGCACGAGTATCCGACACAAAATCGAATTAATTTTGGATTCTTCACTCCTagactaattaataatattgacaaaacAAATTCTATCTTTCTTTTGTATATAATCTATAGAAATTTACCCAATGATATATTAGAGGCTGATAGGATTAGTGTCCCCACATACGGTAGGAGGGTGAGTGAGTTTTTAATAGGCACAGGAGTAGATGCAGTGGAGGCATTCTTGCATTGGCATTACACTTAGTCATATATTGTCTTGTGcgtttgtatgtatgtgtggatatgtgtataaaatgtatataagaatGCTTATTCCGGTTCTTTCAGACCtcaactgtaaattttaaatacacgCAGACCACCTTATAGGCTTTTGTGTCAACAAAcaacaaatacaaacattttaaatatattattctgctGATGCTACTACAGTCACTTACATTCTCCATAGATTTGAGActctacaattttaaataagaaatgtataagaatcatcaatttattagtataaataatgaattatttaatccgagaaaaaaagtcaattaaaatcaaaatcgttgttagtttataatttgatttagtaCTATGGATTAAACCAAccacaattataacaattataaaagagCTGACTACTTTAAACAATTAGAAAGTGAAAGAATGTATTAATCCATTCAAATTGACTACTATGTAACAGCCAAATCAAGTTGAAATAGATTTAagctgttatttttgtaatagtattgtaCAGTTAGTTATTCATGGATAATTAAGATACCAACAGACTGATAAAGGTACTCGTCCCATATTGTAAATTCAAGATAGCAGCCaaagttataatgtaaaaaaaatgtatttacactaaataatcaattatttttacctAACAATGTGAAAAATACTTGAGGTAGGAATAAAATTCTCACTGCATTCCAATACTAtagtcattttttataaataatttggtatatttattgctggatattttattaatgttttatgtatttttgtatgcaTATGAGTGAGTAGTTATGGTTTGTGTTGTATTTAGACCACTTCCAGAAGATGTTTACATTGAAAAGTTGGATGAATCATATGCAGCTGAAATGGACAAAAATTGGCCTCACAGGACACCAGGCTCAGAACTGGTTCACCAGCACAACCTGCGGTATAACTTCGGATTGGGTAAGTTATTTAAGAACCAGAAGATTTGGTTtgtagctggtttataccttccagctgaacctacactgggtacagcaaaaaccgatgtgtcacttaaatctgggcaaccttatggatgttcaggagcggcacatcactaaccgcaaatatcgagattctggggtgcaagggtagattgataggtctagtctactgcaggggATGACTTTTGGAGTTCATGGGGTCCCAAGTGTTAAAAGGCAATTGCTAGTATAGACATAAGGGAGTATTACCTCTGCTCGCTTTGAATGCAGAGGCTGGTATAGAGCTGGCCTCTTCTTTCAAGGAGaaatgactgagattaatgcccaaaatccttcctcaacAGGAGGCAGCCCCTAACTCAACCTTAtctatccagaatatcctgtcactccagaagcagcgcaaaggtccttttaggagtAAGTaaaatttctcagcttcttgtcttaaaatataaaaaaatatataaggatCTGAAAAAGTTCTCAGGAAGGGTTCAGATTGCAGAATTATGCAATTAATAGCCAATTAATCTTAAATTTAGCAAAGAAAATACAACCTAAATTCAAATACACATTAAGTAAGGTAATCAGTAATTTACCAGCGATATTTTATCTTGCTGATTTTAATTTCGAACAACCAATAATGGGTAGCTCTGTTTTCTGTTGTTTCTTGTATAATTTATCTCTATAACAATTATCAACAGTACGACATCTTTGTTTTGTTAATAGTCTCTTTAACTCATTGGCAATTAAGTTTTACTTTGATTCAAAAATAACTTGTATCACTTTAAAGGAAGGCCAGTCATATGAACAGTTCAAGAAGCACATCAGTAGTTGGTCTTGAGCGTTTCAGAATCCTCACATTTAATGGAGGAGGCTATAGCTTGACCTGATGCAAAAAGGACTGGATGTGCTTGTACAAatggtttctttaaaatatttatctataacttatatttaaaaaataagttgtgtaagtagatcacataattttattttgttatgtattatattacaattaattataacttctatatcaatataataatattgttatggaTTTATATAACTAATGTTTAGATTCTACGTATCTAggatattaaaataagataatggtttccaggttaagtgttagagagggcttcttagctctaacttcgccggttaaaataagacattctttacttttttttttaaatcatttatgtcTTTTGTACATATGCATGGTGCttgataatgtaaaataaattaatgaaaataaaaagaacgtGGTTATTAAAATAGAatgatgtattaattataattaattaaataaataattgaaatgtgGAATTGAAACTGTCTGTGTGGTTATATGTTATAATGTCTCAATacatatttagttaataaatttacaagtttaattaacTTTCAATTATTTAAGAAACACAACACCAGTATGCACAAGTTTTAGAATCCATTAGAACAAATTTACGTTACAAAATGTactaatgaattttttaataaaaaacactctgtagTTAATATTTCTAGAAGAAAGGTCTGATcaagaattgttattatttcactaTTCTAATATTAAATGATGTTTATGTGTCACATGAAGATAAGATAACTAAGAGTTGGTTGGTTCCCAGAGCAGTCCTGTCAGCTGATAATATGCTTATCTCTTGTGGGATCACTGACCTAAATCTCCAAACAATATAACCTACAATATGGAGAACATCCTATGTTCATTCATTACTGCAGTTCAAAAGCAAATGACAAATGTCATACTAGATCTTCTGTGATAGAACAATTCTATTCAAGGTCAATGTATGACTGGTAGAACAGTTACTTTTAAGAACTAGCCAATGGATTAATTAGAAGTATAATGAAATGTGTGGATTTTTCTAGGTATTTTCAGAAGAAGTGATAAGAAACTGTTAAGTTCATCATTAAGTAACCACACGGGAGGTGTGTTTGTGTTGTACACTGACCAGGAGTGTCGAGGGAAAGGGTACGCTGCGATTGTGGTACAACACATGGTGCAAGAGTGCAGGAGGCGTGGCAGGATACCCTTCTGCACAGTCATCATCGGCAACAAGCCTTCTGAGCGTCTATTCACAAAACTAGGCTTTGAGCGGTTTACTTTAGCCGATTATATTATTCCACTAAACAATGGACAGTAATACCAATATAGATTATTGTAAGACCTGAATTAAGTGTGGAAATTAGTTGAACATTACGTGTTTTGAGGTAGATTACCCCAGTCTTTAAAGTGGTATAAACCAAAATGTATAGTAAAGTGTAATTAATGCTGCAATTTTAAACTGAAGGCATgatgtttgaaaacaaataatttatggcCAGAAAACCACCACTTTTAAAAGAATCCTTGGAGTGTCTCCATTCTTGGAGGTCCTTGTCAGTTGTGACATGCAGGGTAgtgcatatgtcagtttccctataaattgggatattttgtgtCAATAGGTTGGTAgcaatgttaagttggcagcaacacaAAGTAAGTTTATTCTTGTCTGTTTCAGTAGCTAGTGTAAAGTGTCACTCTTTGCATccgttatttgtttgtgtttttaaaattcttataaccCAACGAGTTTACATGCTTCAGTTGTGGtagaagcataataaaaatactgctataataattgaagaatttagtggtaaatatccaggtgttgTGATACCCACTCGACAGAATATGCAggagttaaataagaaatttcaaaagacaggaagcgttttaaatgcCC of the Homalodisca vitripennis isolate AUS2020 chromosome X, UT_GWSS_2.1, whole genome shotgun sequence genome contains:
- the LOC124369949 gene encoding uncharacterized protein LOC124369949, with amino-acid sequence MAADIFKSIKKEEFSKVLSVLEQDWPKHFLLHQIITTFREYKEAGSTWEQYLYVYGTVESGVYLNIISSKTYSRMNVYTASSDLTEMKKALMETHIIPWGQENFLFEIIDSRFLSVMQEVFATKHGKFEVSSNNMFFYPSDKELHIQPLPEDVYIEKLDESYAAEMDKNWPHRTPGSELVHQHNLRYNFGLGIFRRSDKKLLSSSLSNHTGGVFVLYTDQECRGKGYAAIVVQHMVQECRRRGRIPFCTVIIGNKPSERLFTKLGFERFTLADYIIPLNNGQ